The genomic segment TCCAGGAACCGTCGGTTCCGATGGCGGTGTGCGGTGCGGTGCCCACCGGATCCGTCGGACCGGCGTAGCGAGCCCTGGCCCCTTCCCCGGCCTCGGCCCCGGCCCCGCCGTCGCCGTCGTCGTCGCCGCCGTTGCCGTCGCCGTCGCCGTCGATCAGCGTCACCGCCTCCAGTACCCGCTGTACCTGCTCCATCCCCACCCCGCTGTCCGGTGCGGCAACCGGACGCAGCACCCGTGCGAGCGTCGGTTCGGCCGCCGGCGCTCCCGGTACCAGAAGGGTGTCCCGCGTGGCGGCGTCCAGGACCGTGCCGTCGGCGTGGACCCAGGCGTCGAGCAGACCGCTCGCCTCCAGAGCGGCTTCCAGCCCGGCCCGCGCCTCCGGTCCCAGGCCGTCCGTGAAGTTCACCAGGCGGTACAGGGGTGCTCCGGTGCCGGGTGCGCGGGGAGCCGCGCGGTGAGACGGGGGTGGCGGCTCCGGGTCGGTTCGGCGCTCCCACTCCTCGCGCTCGCGCCGGAGGCGGTCCCGGCGGACGGTCAGTTCGCGGAGGGTCACGGCGAGGGTGTCCCGTTGCTCGCCGAGTTCCGTCAGCCACGGGTCGACCGCCGACCGGGCCGCATCGGTCACGTCATCAGGGGTCCGGGCGAGGAGGGGCCCGTCCGCGGGGTCGTGTGCGACCAGGGCGTTCACGGCGTCCAGGGGCAGCCCGGTGAGGTTCCGCAGCCGTTCGGCCCAGGTGCGGGCCGCGTCGGCGTACATCTCTGCTTCGCGCGCCGCTTCCTGCCGACGCCGTTCGACGCGGGAGCGCGCCTGGTCCGCCTGCCCCTCCAGACGCTCACGGGCGGTGTCGGCCTCCTGCGCGTCCCGTCGGACCCGCTCCGACTTCCCGATGAGCGCGCCGAGTTCGGTCACGGACCGGGAGCGGTTCCTGATCACGGGCTGCGCGGCGTCGAGCTGGGCGTCCCACGCGTGCAGGGCGGCCACGCAGGCCTCGGTGTCCACCGTCGGCACCTGGCTGTGCCGTACGAGGTGGAAGTCGCCCTCCGGGGAGGTCAGTTCCGCCGTCGTCGCGGGGACCAACGGTGTCACGGGGGCCGCGACGGAGTCCCCCAGATGCACGGGAGCGAGCCCGGACCGCTCCGCCTCTCGCGTCAACTCACTGTGCGCCGTGCTCAGTTCGACCAGTTCATCGCCGAGCCGGCCGGCGTCGGCGGTGAGGCGTCGCCCCGCCTCCTCCTGGTTGCTGTGCGCCTGGCGCAGCGATTTGAAGGCGGTGGTGGCCGCGCCGTGCAGGGCAGTGACCGTGGTCCGCTTCTCGCCGAGTTCCTTCAGGCCCCGGTACCCGGCACTGGCGTGCAGTGCCGCCAGGTCCGTCTCCGCTTCGGCCTCCTCGGTCTCCAGCGCTTCGACGCGAGCGTCGAGCTCCGCCTCGCGCTCACGGAGCGTCTCCGCTCTCCTCGCCGCGTCACCCGCGGACCTGCGGTACTCCGCGAGTCGCTCCAGTTCACCGCCCGCCTGATCCGCGCGGCGGCGCAACGCGCCGTGCAGATAGCCGCGGTAGGCGGTCAGGAAGGTGCGCAGCGCCTGGTCCGTCCGTTCGAGGCGTCCAAGATCGGCCCGTACGGCGTCGAGGTCGTCGAGGTTGCGGGCCACCTTGTCCACGATCTCGTCGTCGAGGGCGGGCAGTGTCTCGGCGAGGACGGAGACCAGACCGCCGGAGTCGATGCGGTCGCCGATCGTGGGGCGGCGCAGCCGGTGAAGGAGGTGAAGCAGGTTGCGGTAGCGGGCGGGGTCGGTCAGGCCGAACAGTTCACGAGCGACCCGGGCCCGGTGTTCCACCGCGCGGTCGGTGACGTTCTCCGGGCCGACGAGCGACTTGAGCTGGTCGACGGGGAGCGGCTGTCCGGCGGGGGCGAGGTGCAGGCCCTCGCCGACCCGGAGCGGGGTGGCGAAGAAGAAGGGCTTCGCCGTCTTGGTCGACTGGGACGCGCGGATGGCCGCGCCGAGGGTGAGATACCGTTCGGCGCCCTCCTCGTCGGTCCGCGCGAACTCCACCCACAGGTAGCCCAGCCGGTTGGTCCGCTCGAAGCCGTCGAGCATCAGCCAGAGGAGGGTGGTGCGCCCGGTTCCCGTGGCGTCCAGGGCACGCGCATCGCCGTCGAGCAGGTACGGCAGCAGCATCTCCAGGGCCTTGGACTTGCCGGCTCCGTTCTTGCCGCGCAGCAGCAGCCGGCCGTCACCGAAGGCGAACTCCT from the Streptomyces sp. NBC_00310 genome contains:
- a CDS encoding TIGR02680 family protein; translated protein: MNRPPSPHRYRLHRAGIRNVWQYDEQEFAFGDGRLLLRGKNGAGKSKALEMLLPYLLDGDARALDATGTGRTTLLWLMLDGFERTNRLGYLWVEFARTDEEGAERYLTLGAAIRASQSTKTAKPFFFATPLRVGEGLHLAPAGQPLPVDQLKSLVGPENVTDRAVEHRARVARELFGLTDPARYRNLLHLLHRLRRPTIGDRIDSGGLVSVLAETLPALDDEIVDKVARNLDDLDAVRADLGRLERTDQALRTFLTAYRGYLHGALRRRADQAGGELERLAEYRRSAGDAARRAETLREREAELDARVEALETEEAEAETDLAALHASAGYRGLKELGEKRTTVTALHGAATTAFKSLRQAHSNQEEAGRRLTADAGRLGDELVELSTAHSELTREAERSGLAPVHLGDSVAAPVTPLVPATTAELTSPEGDFHLVRHSQVPTVDTEACVAALHAWDAQLDAAQPVIRNRSRSVTELGALIGKSERVRRDAQEADTARERLEGQADQARSRVERRRQEAAREAEMYADAARTWAERLRNLTGLPLDAVNALVAHDPADGPLLARTPDDVTDAARSAVDPWLTELGEQRDTLAVTLRELTVRRDRLRREREEWERRTDPEPPPPSHRAAPRAPGTGAPLYRLVNFTDGLGPEARAGLEAALEASGLLDAWVHADGTVLDAATRDTLLVPGAPAAEPTLARVLRPVAAPDSGVGMEQVQRVLEAVTLIDGDGDGNGGDDDGDGGAGAEAGEGARARYAGPTDPVGTAPHTAIGTDGSWKLGVTRGRHTKPAAEYVGAEVRAETRRRTLDELDHQLASLEGELTQAEHSHRALTGHRDQVADALRRPPPARGLTDAWARTAETERAAETLAGQAAAAAREAEQARARAVAARRETEATASAHGLPAEPTALDTVRIALKGLGQGTEQLRRRISAVVATADAHGAGRTDYERAATARREAESDYAGAFDRLDAARRTVRALEEALGATEQEILARETEAKRRLDAVARQLPRARQDMADVHDQRVRAEEDEKGRREALADQEGQALACGRRLRTALSLPGVLKGSGLDTHEDDHDDHHDEALKSPDPIHDDARQRIQALRLLVDAVRGRLDAERHDVSDTTLLHRHTDLRDRLSGGYDATIEEREGIKLCRLVDDHGPHDIALVGGRIAAQAAEARDRLTEREREVFQRFLTGELGDHLSAQVLAAGALVAALNSILSTVRTSHGLGVTLDWKLADGVEADVKAAVDLLRSPSGLRTREQSEQLRDVLQRRIEDARRADPAAGYASHLRTALDYRDWFTFTPWVVSDAAPGSRRKLSGRTGMSQGEQRVLSYLVLFAASAAHFTSLAESAPHAPRLILLDDAFAKVDEPTHARLGRILVDLDLDFVLTSERLIGNWPDVPSLHIYECLRDPHVRGVATLHYTWNGRQRRLVSV